From Quercus lobata isolate SW786 chromosome 11, ValleyOak3.0 Primary Assembly, whole genome shotgun sequence:
CATTCTTTAATAACTACTTATATAGTTTGAAAGCAATAGTATCTACGTACCACTATACGAATGGTGATGGAGACTGCATAAATCTGCAAAAGTAAAATTAGAGGAAGTTAAAATCTTGACTCAAATGAAAACTTAGAACAtggtaaagaagaaaagagagcaaCTAACTGTGTAGTTCTTCATTCTTTGGAATATAGCTCTGCTAGTCAGCACTGCACTGATAATAACACTCAACCCAGGTTCTGTCAGAACAATGTCAGAAGCACCTCTTGCAGCATCGGTAGCATCAGCAACGGCTATTCCAATATCTGCCTTCTTCAAAGCAGGGGCATCATTGACACCATCTCCAGTCATTCCACAAATGTGCTTGCTCTCTTGCAACTTCTTCACAATTTCATATTTGTGCTCTATACAGTGGAAAGGAGCAATTAGTGCCAGAAGAAATACTTTATCCAGAAAACTATataatgaaattcaaatttcttgTTTGTAGCCAGCCAAAATGATAAAAGCACCAACCTGGAAATACTCCAGCAAATCCATCTGCCTTTTCAATTAATTCTTCAACAGGAAGGCCAGCAATGCTTTCATCCTTGTGTTGCCCTAGTAAAGAAGCAGATGGGTACATGTTTGTTCCCATTCCAAGTCTACGGCCAGTTTCCTTTGCTATGGCGAGTTGATCACCTGCAAATTGAAGTAATAGTACAATAGTATGAGTGAGCATTactgaagaaagaaagaatatgtATTGCATTGgaagaaaaaatttgttattaccAGTAATCATCTTGACATTAACACCAAGATTGAGAGCCTGGCGGATGGTTTCTGCACTGTCATGTCTTGGAGGATCAAAGAGGGGCAACAAACCAACAAACTGCCATGGACTGCCAGGACTTTCCTTAGTTTTCTCTGGAACTACCtgccaaaaaatttaagtgaaaaaaaaaaaaatcagagaagaaataataagagttttttttatataaatattattaatgagGAGATACAAAACAGTATTAGTCATTAAATCATCAAGATTGCTAGTAAAAACCTGTCTAGCAATAGCCAATGATCGAAGTCCACGCTCAGCAAACTTATCGATAACAGAAAAAGCCTTCCTCTTAAAATCCTCTTTGCAGTTGCAGAGGGTCAGGATCTATTtgcaaaaattaattagttaagaAAATGGCATGACTAGTGACCTCTCAAATAGTGTCTTCAAATGTTGGGCTAAGTGAATAAAGGATCAAGGTTACCTGCTCAGGGGCACCTTTGCTTGCTCGGTGCCAATTTCCCTCGTCATCAACATATGTCAAAGCAGTTCTCTTGTCCACAGGATTGAATGGAAAGAAGTGCACCTCTCTAATACCAGCCCGAGCCTGCATAGACATATTCAATAAAACATAATCATCATTGTTCAAAGATTTCCACTTCAATGTTCAAACTACACACCGACAACTACAATGctaaggaaaaaatatatatattttttaataataagttatacCTCCTTAGGGTCAGCAAGCATTCCAACAATGGCAGCATCAATGGCATCCTGGTTTTCAGTTCTAGAAGCCCTTGCAGCAAGCAAGATCACATGGTCCTTATCTACTCCCTTTGCAAACACCTCAACTAAGTTTCTGTCAACACTAAGTTTGTTGAGTGTTAGTGTCCCTGTCTTGTCACTGCAAAGTACATCCATACCAGCCATCTCTTCAATTGCAGTCATTCGCTTAGTGATGGCGCCCTGCTGAGACAGTTTGTGAGACCCAATGGCCATTGTCACAGACAAGACAGTGGGCATGGCAATGGGGATGCCTCCAATCAAGAGAACCAGAAGATTGTCAATTCCTTTTCTATACTGGCGGTGCTGAATCGGGTACATAACTATGATCTCAATAAGCATTCCAATCGCAATGGAACAAATACAGAAATTCCCAATAGAAGAAAGCACCAACTGGAAGTGTCCAACATTTTGTGTGCTATCCACAAGATGTGCTGCCTTCCCAAAGAAAGTATGAACACCAGTAGCAATAACTACAGCTTCAATTTCACCTTGCTTACAAGTTGAGCCAGAGAAAATTTCATCTCCTGGATTCTTGGTCACGGGAAGTGATTCACCAGTGAGGGCAGACTGATCAACCTTTAAAGGATCACCCTCAAGAAGACGAGCATCAGCAGGGATGATGTCTCCCAATTTGACACTAATAATGTCTCCTGGAACCAGAATTGCAGCTTCCTCCTCGCACCATTTACCATCCCTAAGCACCTACAAGTAAATCACCAAGAAACATGAGATGAAGCTTACACTTTGCAGAAACATGGCCCATTTAATCATGCCTATAGGATTAATAACCTGTAGCCATAATAATGAATTGCCTTGCTCACAACAGTTCAAATTATCAAGACAATGATTTaattgtattttactttttattagtCTCATAAGTATGCTCAACCTATGCATCCTCTCCTAGTAAACAAAAATGCCGTCAAGTTAGAGAGCCAAAGCTTCTTTAGCCAAAAAGTTCTTCATTGTGTATATACGTCACAAGGCAAATTCACATAATGTCTATTTGGCATaagctttttcttttagttttttagtttatttacttatgtacaactttttaagaccttactttaaaaatatttaattatactTTAACCAGTTTCAGtaaataagcaaataaactTTCATAAAAAAGTTACATCCAGACACATGAAAGACCCTAGAAACTAGTGGTTATACATTCATAGTTGCATAAGGACAATCATTACAAATCATCTATCAAAAAAAGGTAGCTATCTAAATTGCTGTCTACAATCTACACATATAGTTAGTGTTATTACCTTAGTCTTAGGAGCAAGACCAGCCATGAGAGCCGCAGCAGCATTCCCGGCATTGTTTTCCTCAATAAAACTGATGGTGGAGTTGATGACAAGCAGGGCAAAAATACCCACAAAGTCTTGCCAATCCGGGGGCTTTCCGCCACCATTTGCCAATGCAATTGCCATTATAGCAGCAGATTCCATGACCCATGATAGGGGATTCCACATGAACCCCAGAAACTTGAGAATTTTGCTTTCctgtttatttaaattcaaacatacacatacaccaTTAGACTATCAGAATTATAGACATTTtttcatgaaaacttgtagataatcaatatatatcaatcacaaactaaaaaaaagacCTTTTTCTCTTCTAGTTTGTTGGGTCCAAATATTTGAAGCCGGCTTTCTCCTTCTGCCGTGCTCAAACCTTCGTGTGTACATTTTAACTGCGCAAACACTTCCTCAATGGGGACCTTTTCCTGTATACAAAGAATTTCCaggaaaaattgaaatcaaaacTCAGCAATCAGTGCACCTAAGTTAATCAGATACTACTTTATATTGAATCTTTTCTAAGTAGAAGGTGCTGCTGCATATATTACCAAATTTGTCTATGTTATCATTGAATCTTTTAAgagtaattattaaaaaaaaaaaaaaaaaaatcaatcattgAAGATGAAGGGATTTGAATAGTGAAAACAAAGAACATATTAAAGTCCTTGgtgtaatttaaaaaagaaagagaaaataacttatttctttgtataaaaaataaaattttttcaagggACTTCgcataaaaaattatgatttagcTTTCAAGgttataaacaaaacaaaaaaaactatataaaactCCAACTTAACCGGTTcttataaagtaaaataaaaacaaacaaataaaacaaaacaaaaacaaacttaAGCAGGTAGACAATAAAGTCAACTCATCAATAgcacccaaaataataataataataataataataatcttttaGCGTGCACTGAGTTTTCAATCATACTCTGTcacgccttttttttttttaatttataaaatattttaatgctataaaataatcaagtttaaattttagacaaaaaaaatatgtatatattatatgGTATACAATCActgaacaaaaaatgaaactcTAGAACTAGTACAGAGAATTTTAAACCCATTGTTTCAAATGAGTGGTTCAGATCCATAAAACGAAACTATAGGAGCATAaactattttttagtttttttgtcaTAAATTTAACGTGACAAACTATAAGTAGTTGTCTATTATTTACGTATAAAATCACTAATTTTTCTCTACCACTCACACTATATTACATTAAAGTTATGACaaagaaattatgaaatattttgtagtcttagattttttttttctttccaaaatcatagaaaaaaaaattacttggaTCTtagtccttttatttttttttatatgatggTAGTATTTTGGTAGactattattttcatttttgtgaaaCCTTTTGCACTAAACATTCATTAAATTTGtctcataattttattttaatttaatttaaatttttttgagattcAGTCTCAGAACATAGATGAACGAGCCAGTACATGAACATTAATGAACGAATCACACATGaacaataataaatgaattaatgaacagagtttgaataaaaaaatcaataataataaatttttttactactattttaTTTAGTCATTTGTGATTGATTGTATGTGATTTTCACATCAATTcaccactattttattttatgataaattataattgatcgtatattaatttttcacatcaatctaccaaaaattttttttttcacccttcAAAATCTTCTATAacaaaattgtgacaaaaatgaTGTTGGTGCTAATAAAAACGGCTCTGAAAATTGAAGCCTCGAGGTCGTAGCTAGACAGAAAAGAGTTGACTCAGGCCGTGACAATATCAATTTCACAAGAATTTGTTTTTGCCCACTTTTCCACTATGTGATTTTATTAGCCCGTGTATTCCACGCGCTCAAGTTTCAGTAAAGCGtgggtgtgtttttttttcattgtgaAGACTCAAAGGGCAATAagggaccaaaataaataataaataaaaaataagagaaactAAAATTTGATGAATCCAAGAAAATAGATCAGTGGTGTCAGGGAGAGTCAGAACCAAGAACCGTTGGATGTGAGagtttacttttacttttattattaagttttttagtttttattacaAAAGAGGCAAATTTTGCAATTCCAAGAGTGTGAAAAGCCTAAAGTACCACGGAATAAAAGTATCTATAATTCCCTATACAAGCttttgtttagcaaaaaaacaagcttttgtttttttactatattttagagagagacagagagatagaGCTCTTAGAATAAAAATGGGCACCCATTAATTTAAAGATTTGGAgtataaaattgtgaaaatgagaCGTATCAAACTCcatctctctgtctctcacaTGTTTCAGATCCAGTTTTGGAAACATGTGATCTGTTTGGTTGAAGAGAAAAGGGttgaaaaaatgagaagaaactcgaaactttatttaaaaaaaaaaaaagaaaaaagaaaaaaaaccatcttTTAAAAGCACAGAAAACCAAAGGCCTTGCTCTAGAGCCAATACATGACTTGAAGGCCTACATGCATGTTTTTACTAATGaacatgaaattaaaatttttattagtatcTAAATCCTCAATTTTCTGGGCAGTCAAACATAGGATTAGAGAAGAAACAGAGTCGAAAAAACTTGTACAGATTAAAAAGTGTAGTAGTAGTAGTTGCACTTAATTTTTGGACCGTGAgaaatagtttgaaaaaaaaaaaaaaaaactgcttcTTTGGACCGTAGACCACTCctaggaaagaaagaagagaaatttaatgaaaatgacAACAAGAACTCCATTTTTGTTCTGGTCTAAAGAAGTAccaaaaaatatacatatagtGAGGAACTTCTTATGGCTCCAATGGAAGAACTCAAGCTAAGCCCACAACTTAGAACTAATAGATCTCATTTCTAAggcaaaactcaattttcataaacaaaaacatgatgcAATTATCAA
This genomic window contains:
- the LOC115968540 gene encoding plasma membrane ATPase 4, which gives rise to MEGISLEQIKNETVDLEKVPIEEVFAQLKCTHEGLSTAEGESRLQIFGPNKLEEKKESKILKFLGFMWNPLSWVMESAAIMAIALANGGGKPPDWQDFVGIFALLVINSTISFIEENNAGNAAAALMAGLAPKTKVLRDGKWCEEEAAILVPGDIISVKLGDIIPADARLLEGDPLKVDQSALTGESLPVTKNPGDEIFSGSTCKQGEIEAVVIATGVHTFFGKAAHLVDSTQNVGHFQLVLSSIGNFCICSIAIGMLIEIIVMYPIQHRQYRKGIDNLLVLLIGGIPIAMPTVLSVTMAIGSHKLSQQGAITKRMTAIEEMAGMDVLCSDKTGTLTLNKLSVDRNLVEVFAKGVDKDHVILLAARASRTENQDAIDAAIVGMLADPKEARAGIREVHFFPFNPVDKRTALTYVDDEGNWHRASKGAPEQILTLCNCKEDFKRKAFSVIDKFAERGLRSLAIARQVVPEKTKESPGSPWQFVGLLPLFDPPRHDSAETIRQALNLGVNVKMITGDQLAIAKETGRRLGMGTNMYPSASLLGQHKDESIAGLPVEELIEKADGFAGVFPEHKYEIVKKLQESKHICGMTGDGVNDAPALKKADIGIAVADATDAARGASDIVLTEPGLSVIISAVLTSRAIFQRMKNYTIYAVSITIRIVFGFMLIALIWKFDFSPFMVLIIAILNDGTIMTISKDRVVPSPLPDSWKLREIFATGVVLGGYLALMTVIFFWLMNETDFFPDKFGVRHIKGDTNQMMAALYLQVSIVSQALIFVTRSRSWSYVERPGSLLLSAFCIAQLIATLIAVYADWSFAKIKGMGWGWAGVIWLYSIIFYIPLDIIKFAIRYILSGKAWTNMIENKTAFTTKKNYGKEEREAQWAHAQRTLHGLQPPETTNIFHEKNSYRELSEIAEQAKRRAEVARLRELHTLKGHVESVVKLKGLDIDTIQQHYTV